In Nitrospira sp., a genomic segment contains:
- a CDS encoding 3-hydroxyacyl-CoA dehydrogenase NAD-binding domain-containing protein: MKLDDIGMIGIVGAGQMGRGIGQVCATAGYHVFLVDVAEPPLAEAISKIRVGLERAVSRGSLTDRQAGEVLALIHPSVKLDRLRDVQLVIEAIPEDLAMKRDLFAQLNRVCVPQAVFATNTSSISITKLGAASGRPDRVVGFHFMNPAPVMRLVEVVRGLETTEQTTQLVLDLAKRLGKTPVLAKDVPGFIVNRVLIPMINEAVFVLEEDVASAEDIDLAMTAGANHPVGPLALADRIGLDTVLAIGDVLCQDLNDPKFRPCPLLRQYVEAGWLGRKSGRGFYVYEGSNEQQAAISRF; encoded by the coding sequence ATGAAACTCGACGACATAGGGATGATCGGCATTGTCGGAGCGGGCCAGATGGGCCGCGGCATTGGTCAAGTGTGCGCCACTGCCGGGTACCATGTCTTCCTTGTGGACGTTGCCGAGCCGCCGTTAGCGGAGGCCATCTCCAAGATACGTGTCGGATTGGAACGTGCAGTTTCGCGAGGGAGCCTCACCGACCGTCAAGCAGGGGAGGTGCTGGCTCTCATTCACCCATCGGTCAAGCTCGACCGCTTGCGGGACGTACAGTTGGTCATCGAAGCGATTCCGGAAGATCTCGCTATGAAGCGAGACCTCTTCGCCCAATTGAATCGAGTCTGCGTGCCGCAGGCAGTGTTCGCGACCAATACCTCATCCATTTCAATCACGAAGTTAGGAGCCGCCTCCGGCCGGCCGGACCGTGTTGTGGGTTTCCATTTTATGAACCCAGCACCGGTGATGAGACTCGTGGAGGTTGTTCGCGGACTGGAAACAACCGAACAAACGACGCAACTTGTGCTCGACTTGGCAAAGCGCTTGGGGAAAACGCCCGTCTTGGCTAAAGATGTACCGGGATTCATCGTGAACCGCGTCCTGATTCCCATGATCAATGAGGCCGTTTTCGTGCTGGAAGAGGATGTTGCATCTGCCGAGGACATTGATCTGGCCATGACTGCCGGCGCCAATCATCCCGTGGGACCGTTGGCCCTTGCCGACCGGATCGGCCTGGATACAGTGTTGGCCATCGGCGATGTTCTGTGTCAGGACTTGAACGATCCCAAATTCCGTCCCTGCCCCTTGCTCCGCCAGTATGTTGAAGCAGGGTGGCTTGGGAGGAAGAGCGGCCGCGGGTTCTACGTCTATGAAGGGAGTAACGAACAGCAGGCAGCCATAAGCAGGTTCTGA
- a CDS encoding iron-containing redox enzyme family protein: protein MTFYKEIRQFVLEHGAINNSYLTSFCSGDLTDKALKEFAVEFYNFARFFPQVLVAQLVNTEDEQIADELTKVLYSELGDGETRRRHELLYRDFLRSLGIDIHDAMTRPMLPSTRAYIEGMEKLYSDGNHARALGASFGLENMAITMWDHLIPGLTQLKTARYPHMDLTYFTFHRQLEQGHEEAMKQAVQVMSGGPDFTTLAARQEQDFQEGVKAVLNYLEGFWMGLERQRSAGFRQPVQHEVRTTAS from the coding sequence ATGACTTTCTATAAAGAAATTCGGCAATTCGTACTTGAACATGGAGCCATCAACAATTCCTACCTCACTAGTTTTTGTTCCGGCGACCTCACAGACAAAGCACTCAAGGAATTCGCAGTGGAGTTCTACAACTTCGCCAGGTTTTTTCCGCAGGTTCTAGTGGCTCAGCTCGTGAATACCGAGGACGAACAGATCGCCGACGAGCTGACCAAAGTGCTGTACTCCGAACTGGGCGATGGAGAGACTCGGCGTCGCCACGAACTGCTGTATCGGGACTTCTTGCGGTCTCTCGGAATCGACATTCACGACGCCATGACTCGCCCGATGCTGCCCTCAACCCGCGCCTATATCGAAGGGATGGAAAAGTTGTACAGCGACGGCAACCATGCGAGGGCCTTGGGCGCCTCATTCGGCCTTGAGAACATGGCCATCACAATGTGGGATCATTTAATCCCAGGCCTCACGCAACTGAAGACAGCTCGTTATCCCCACATGGACTTGACCTATTTCACCTTTCACCGGCAACTGGAGCAGGGTCATGAGGAAGCCATGAAGCAGGCTGTTCAGGTCATGAGTGGTGGACCAGATTTCACGACACTCGCGGCTCGGCAGGAACAAGACTTTCAAGAAGGCGTAAAGGCAGTGTTGAATTATTTGGAGGGATTTTGGATGGGACTGGAAAGGCAACGATCCGCTGGCTTCAGGCAGCCGGTACAGCACGAAGTGCGAACGACGGCCTCTTAG
- a CDS encoding alpha-ketoacid dehydrogenase subunit beta produces MVAMAQATEEVSYLEAISQALDEEMARDERVFLMGEDVGTYGGAFKITEGFLQKYGEWRVLDTPLAESGFVGAAIGAAMMGLRPVVEMQFADFISCAFDQITEVAAKNHYRWGAAVPMVIRAPFGGGVHGGPFHSECPEGWFFHSPGLKLVAPSTPYDAKGLLKAAIRDPNPVIYFEHKFLYRRIKSALPKEDFVVPLGKADVKRVGNDISVITYGAMVHLALEAAQALTKEGIDLEVVDLRTLIPLDKETIYSSVRKTSKVILLHEDNKTGGIGAEIAALLAEDCFDCLDGPIVRIAPPDTPVPFSPPLEEFFLPKTSDIVSAARKLAAY; encoded by the coding sequence ATGGTGGCCATGGCTCAAGCGACCGAGGAAGTCAGTTACCTGGAGGCGATTTCACAAGCCTTGGATGAGGAAATGGCTCGAGATGAACGGGTGTTTCTGATGGGGGAAGATGTCGGCACATACGGGGGTGCCTTCAAGATCACCGAAGGCTTTCTCCAAAAATACGGCGAATGGCGGGTTTTAGATACGCCGTTGGCCGAGTCCGGTTTTGTCGGCGCAGCCATTGGTGCGGCCATGATGGGTCTGCGTCCGGTGGTGGAGATGCAGTTTGCGGACTTCATCTCCTGCGCTTTCGACCAGATCACCGAGGTGGCGGCCAAGAATCATTATCGATGGGGAGCCGCGGTGCCTATGGTTATCCGCGCACCGTTCGGCGGTGGTGTGCATGGTGGGCCGTTCCATTCTGAATGTCCGGAAGGCTGGTTCTTCCATTCACCCGGGCTCAAGCTGGTCGCCCCGTCTACACCATACGACGCCAAGGGGCTCCTCAAGGCAGCGATTCGCGACCCTAACCCGGTGATCTACTTCGAGCACAAATTTCTCTACCGGCGCATCAAATCTGCCTTGCCTAAGGAAGACTTCGTTGTGCCGCTTGGAAAGGCCGATGTGAAACGGGTCGGGAACGATATCTCGGTCATCACGTACGGCGCAATGGTGCACCTGGCGCTCGAGGCCGCTCAGGCATTGACCAAGGAAGGGATCGACCTGGAAGTGGTCGACTTGCGCACATTGATCCCGCTCGACAAGGAAACAATCTATTCGTCGGTACGCAAGACCAGCAAAGTCATTCTTCTGCATGAAGACAACAAGACCGGCGGTATCGGAGCCGAAATCGCAGCACTGTTGGCTGAAGACTGTTTCGATTGCTTGGATGGGCCGATTGTGCGTATCGCACCGCCGGACACGCCGGTGCCCTTCAGTCCGCCGCTGGAGGAGTTTTTCCTCCCGAAGACGAGCGACATCGTCTCAGCAGCGCGGAAGTTGGCGGCGTACTAA
- a CDS encoding homogentisate 1,2-dioxygenase gives MYLTRRGKVPNQAHVGIPEGLHEEEHGRNGFSGAASHLYRTHPPTAWIAIEGKLKPRAFACAQLSESTLSITTQSALMMQSQDVALHLSWRRETMPYFVRNADGDEVHFVHKGIGKFESDYGCLTYEPGDYVLIPKGTTYRTHIDKGPSVFLIIETPVPLMVPERGALGQHALFDKGVLVAPDLETVAPVETVGRAWEVHIKRQGEWTRVVYSFYPMDVVGWKGDLWVAKLNVRDFRPVVSPRYHLPPSVHQTFQAGGCLISTFVPRPLESDPEALRVPFYHQNTDYDEVIFYHDGEFFSRAGIQPGMLTLHPQGIHHGPQPQAVQAGKTKTYTSEVAVMVESKAPFTVLPEMEAVELKDYALSWGLR, from the coding sequence ATGTATCTCACGCGGAGAGGAAAAGTTCCCAATCAAGCCCATGTCGGCATTCCCGAAGGGCTTCATGAAGAAGAACATGGGCGAAACGGGTTTTCGGGGGCAGCTTCTCACCTCTACAGGACACACCCACCGACGGCGTGGATCGCGATCGAGGGGAAGCTGAAGCCACGGGCCTTTGCTTGCGCGCAGCTTTCCGAGTCCACATTATCCATCACCACACAATCAGCGCTGATGATGCAAAGCCAGGATGTCGCTCTCCACCTTTCCTGGCGACGGGAGACGATGCCATATTTTGTGCGCAACGCGGATGGAGATGAAGTTCATTTCGTGCATAAGGGTATAGGAAAATTTGAGAGCGACTATGGGTGTCTGACTTACGAGCCGGGCGATTACGTCCTGATCCCCAAGGGGACTACCTATCGGACTCACATCGATAAGGGACCTTCCGTTTTTCTCATTATAGAAACGCCTGTTCCTCTGATGGTGCCGGAGCGAGGAGCGCTCGGACAGCATGCGCTCTTCGATAAAGGTGTGCTTGTCGCTCCCGACTTGGAAACGGTGGCGCCGGTAGAGACGGTGGGTCGCGCATGGGAGGTTCACATCAAGCGCCAAGGCGAGTGGACGCGGGTCGTCTATTCCTTCTATCCCATGGATGTGGTTGGGTGGAAAGGGGATCTCTGGGTCGCAAAGCTCAACGTGCGGGATTTCAGGCCGGTCGTGAGTCCCCGCTATCATCTGCCGCCGAGCGTCCATCAGACGTTCCAGGCCGGCGGATGTCTCATCTCAACTTTTGTTCCGAGGCCTTTAGAAAGCGATCCAGAGGCCTTGCGCGTCCCCTTTTACCATCAAAATACCGACTACGATGAAGTGATCTTCTACCATGATGGTGAATTCTTCAGCCGCGCGGGAATTCAGCCTGGGATGCTCACGTTGCATCCTCAGGGTATTCACCATGGGCCGCAGCCACAGGCGGTCCAAGCCGGCAAAACGAAGACATACACGAGCGAAGTGGCGGTGATGGTGGAGTCCAAAGCTCCCTTCACGGTCCTACCGGAGATGGAAGCGGTGGAGCTGAAGGACTATGCCCTGAGTTGGGGTCTTCGATGA
- a CDS encoding VOC family protein: protein MEQTTGFDHVTLCVDNLEAAEFLFAKILGFEVIWAAKDVGSETSSMDTVVVQRGAAKIALMQGRDKAGKSQINEFIEKYGQGVQHVALSVDNIEAVCREWEAHGVKFSGPVKEGRDGFGPLKQRFTYPLFPNSGLFIELTQRQHGEEAARTFVRSTVESLYKDIERDQASGVEKTIIDYDSSSMPRQKQRKSLKKAS from the coding sequence ATGGAGCAGACGACGGGCTTCGATCACGTTACGCTCTGCGTCGACAATCTCGAAGCCGCAGAGTTTCTGTTCGCCAAGATCCTCGGCTTTGAGGTGATTTGGGCGGCGAAAGATGTCGGCAGCGAGACATCGTCAATGGACACTGTCGTCGTGCAGCGCGGGGCCGCCAAGATCGCTCTCATGCAGGGTCGAGACAAGGCGGGGAAGTCCCAAATCAACGAATTCATCGAAAAGTATGGACAGGGCGTGCAGCACGTCGCGCTCTCGGTCGACAACATCGAGGCCGTGTGTCGAGAATGGGAGGCGCATGGCGTGAAGTTCAGTGGGCCGGTCAAAGAGGGGAGAGACGGGTTCGGGCCGCTCAAGCAACGCTTCACCTATCCTCTTTTCCCGAACAGCGGACTGTTCATCGAGTTGACCCAACGGCAGCATGGTGAAGAAGCGGCGCGGACGTTTGTAAGAAGTACGGTGGAGTCGCTGTACAAGGATATCGAACGAGATCAAGCTTCCGGAGTCGAGAAGACGATCATTGACTACGATTCATCTTCGATGCCCCGGCAAAAGCAAAGGAAGTCGCTGAAAAAGGCGTCATAA
- a CDS encoding thiamine pyrophosphate-dependent dehydrogenase E1 component subunit alpha, protein MDVADIAKEIKRDDMLQMHHYLRLTRALEERITALYRQGRIVGGVYTSHGMEAIAVGYASALERDDVIAPYHRDMGAFLIRGFTTGEILAQYLGKRTGPTKGKDGNVHMGDLRRGVFGFVSHLADNLPVAAGAALAFKIRGESRVVFTGTGDGGSSRGDFHEAMNFAAVRKLPVVFFCTNNQYAYSTPLRLQMAISNVVDRAKAYGMPGEIVDGNDVAAVYLAAKRAIAIAREGEGPTFLEFKTMRMHGHSEHDPAKYVPRELLEDWKKKDPILKAERLLRELGYAEESYFQRVAERVKNEVETGVEFAEQSPLPEGPEMLEGVFADGADSY, encoded by the coding sequence ATGGATGTTGCCGACATCGCCAAAGAGATCAAGCGAGACGACATGCTCCAGATGCACCACTACCTCAGGCTCACCCGAGCGCTTGAGGAGAGGATCACAGCACTCTACAGACAGGGACGTATCGTCGGCGGGGTCTACACCAGTCATGGAATGGAAGCGATTGCCGTCGGATATGCCTCCGCGCTGGAGCGAGATGATGTCATCGCTCCGTATCACCGGGACATGGGGGCTTTCCTCATTCGGGGCTTCACGACCGGCGAGATCCTCGCCCAGTATCTTGGGAAGAGGACCGGGCCGACCAAAGGAAAAGACGGGAATGTGCACATGGGAGATCTCAGGCGAGGAGTCTTCGGATTTGTCAGCCATTTGGCAGACAACCTGCCGGTGGCAGCCGGTGCAGCTCTGGCCTTCAAGATTAGAGGCGAATCGCGCGTGGTCTTTACGGGAACCGGTGATGGAGGATCCAGCAGGGGCGATTTTCACGAGGCGATGAATTTTGCGGCGGTGCGGAAGCTCCCCGTCGTTTTTTTCTGTACCAACAACCAATATGCTTACTCGACGCCGCTTCGTCTGCAGATGGCGATCTCGAACGTCGTGGATCGAGCCAAGGCCTATGGCATGCCCGGTGAGATTGTGGACGGTAACGATGTGGCGGCGGTCTATCTGGCGGCAAAACGGGCGATTGCAATCGCCCGTGAGGGGGAAGGGCCGACCTTTCTTGAGTTCAAAACGATGCGGATGCACGGCCATTCCGAACATGATCCGGCCAAATACGTGCCACGTGAACTGTTGGAGGACTGGAAGAAGAAAGATCCGATCCTGAAAGCCGAGAGGCTGCTCAGAGAACTCGGCTATGCCGAGGAATCGTATTTCCAAAGAGTAGCCGAACGCGTAAAGAACGAAGTCGAGACCGGTGTGGAATTTGCGGAACAGAGTCCTCTGCCGGAAGGACCGGAAATGTTGGAAGGCGTGTTCGCGGACGGAGCTGACAGCTATTAG
- a CDS encoding fumarylacetoacetate hydrolase family protein: protein MRLVSFRVRTSLGTFTRVGAIHHQQVVDLNMAYARWLADQQEAQPRRLADAQIPSTMLEFLEGGASTIAAACRAKDYVTALPASVKGPAGGTIVYSATDVQLSAPLPNPPSLRDFIAFEEHIAATSKKRGQPIPPEWYKMPVYYKGNHRTIIGPDETLAWPLDTTKLDYELELACVVGRKGRDIPERQAEHYIAGYTIMNDFSARDIQFQEMACRLGPAKGKDFATAMGPCLVTPDEIADLGALTMIARVNGEEWSRGRFGTIHWSFPQMIAHVSRGETIYPGDVFGSGTVGGGCGLEMDRYLKPGDVVELEIQPVGVLRTCVVSEAERG from the coding sequence ATGAGGCTCGTTAGTTTCCGAGTCAGAACCTCTCTCGGCACCTTCACGAGGGTAGGAGCGATACACCATCAACAGGTCGTGGACTTGAACATGGCCTATGCCCGTTGGTTGGCAGATCAACAGGAAGCGCAACCACGTCGCCTGGCCGATGCGCAGATTCCATCGACGATGTTGGAGTTCCTCGAAGGAGGAGCTTCGACAATCGCGGCAGCGTGTCGGGCGAAAGATTACGTAACAGCACTTCCCGCTTCAGTCAAAGGCCCTGCGGGGGGAACGATCGTCTATTCAGCCACCGATGTTCAACTCTCCGCTCCCCTTCCCAATCCGCCTTCGCTTCGCGATTTTATCGCGTTTGAAGAACATATTGCTGCGACATCGAAGAAGCGGGGGCAGCCGATCCCACCGGAGTGGTACAAAATGCCGGTCTACTACAAGGGAAACCATCGTACGATCATCGGGCCGGACGAGACTCTAGCCTGGCCGCTCGACACGACGAAGCTGGACTATGAGCTGGAACTCGCCTGTGTAGTCGGGCGCAAGGGCAGAGACATTCCCGAACGGCAGGCAGAGCACTACATCGCCGGTTACACGATCATGAACGATTTCAGCGCGCGCGACATTCAATTCCAAGAAATGGCTTGTCGGCTTGGGCCGGCCAAGGGTAAGGACTTCGCAACCGCGATGGGTCCCTGTCTCGTGACTCCCGATGAGATTGCCGACCTCGGTGCATTGACGATGATTGCCAGGGTGAACGGAGAAGAGTGGTCGCGGGGGCGATTCGGGACCATCCACTGGTCTTTTCCCCAGATGATCGCGCATGTGTCGCGAGGCGAAACTATTTATCCGGGCGATGTCTTCGGTTCGGGAACGGTCGGAGGGGGATGTGGCTTGGAAATGGATCGCTACCTGAAGCCGGGTGATGTGGTGGAGCTGGAAATCCAGCCGGTCGGCGTTCTCAGAACCTGTGTGGTGAGTGAAGCAGAAAGGGGGTGA
- a CDS encoding dihydrolipoamide acetyltransferase family protein, giving the protein MATEIIMPQLGESIAEGTVVKWLVPVGGLIQKDESLLEVETEKVTLEIPSPATGLLNEIVVHEGQTVPVGSLLARIESAPPSEVINRVGGVVVRPMEPTPAGEQHHSPAVRQLAKERGIDLSQVKGTGVGGRVTKKDVLDCLAQRGSQITVAAAGDEVSMGEELLPFTQMRKTIADRMVKSKQTSAHVTTFFEADFSNIVKFREGRNLTYLPFVIRSATRAIREVPVVNSSWSEQGIVVKKDIHVGIATALDDGLLVPVIRYADRKGLTQLSKEIGDLAERARSKKLNPEAVQGGTFTITNHGGFGSLFSTPIIHQPQIAILGIGAIQKRAVIIDDAIAIRPTGYLSLSFDHRVIDGATADQFMAKVKQYLEQSHWEQIL; this is encoded by the coding sequence ATGGCTACCGAGATCATCATGCCGCAGCTTGGAGAGAGCATCGCCGAGGGAACGGTGGTCAAGTGGCTCGTCCCGGTCGGAGGGCTGATTCAGAAGGACGAGTCCCTCTTGGAAGTCGAAACTGAAAAGGTGACATTAGAAATTCCCTCGCCTGCCACAGGCTTGTTGAATGAGATCGTCGTGCATGAGGGGCAGACGGTTCCTGTCGGAAGCTTGCTGGCCCGAATCGAGAGTGCTCCGCCGTCGGAAGTGATCAATCGGGTCGGGGGGGTGGTTGTCCGTCCCATGGAACCGACTCCAGCGGGCGAACAACATCATTCCCCGGCGGTCCGGCAGCTGGCGAAGGAGCGCGGCATCGATCTTTCACAGGTGAAGGGGACCGGGGTCGGCGGCCGGGTAACCAAGAAGGATGTGCTCGACTGTCTCGCTCAGCGCGGTTCTCAGATCACAGTCGCCGCTGCGGGTGACGAGGTTTCCATGGGCGAAGAACTTCTGCCCTTCACGCAGATGCGCAAGACCATCGCCGATCGGATGGTCAAGAGCAAACAGACGTCAGCCCACGTCACCACCTTTTTCGAGGCCGATTTTTCGAACATCGTCAAATTCAGGGAAGGTCGAAACCTCACCTATCTTCCGTTTGTGATCCGTTCCGCGACGAGAGCCATTCGCGAGGTACCAGTCGTGAATTCGTCATGGAGTGAGCAAGGCATCGTGGTGAAGAAAGATATCCACGTGGGGATCGCCACAGCGCTCGATGACGGGCTATTGGTGCCGGTTATTCGGTATGCCGATCGAAAAGGACTGACGCAGCTGTCGAAAGAAATCGGTGATCTCGCCGAACGGGCCAGGTCCAAAAAGTTGAATCCTGAAGCGGTTCAGGGCGGGACGTTCACAATCACGAACCATGGCGGGTTCGGCAGCTTGTTCAGCACCCCGATCATCCATCAGCCGCAAATCGCGATTTTGGGCATCGGCGCCATTCAGAAACGTGCCGTCATCATTGACGATGCGATTGCCATTCGACCGACGGGCTACCTCAGCCTGTCCTTCGACCATCGGGTCATCGACGGTGCAACGGCGGATCAATTCATGGCAAAAGTGAAACAGTATCTCGAACAGAGCCATTGGGAGCAGATCTTGTGA